The DNA segment CAGCGACAGTTTTAGCGATAGATAAAATGGAGTAAAATCTATCATATCTCTTGCCCTATTTTTGCTAAAGATACGCCAAATGCTTTAACGCTAAGTACTACCTCATCGCCATTTTTTAAAGCACCAGCCTCGGCGTTGCTAAGTACGACCTTGCAAAGCTGATTTTGCACAAGCACCAAAGCAACAAACGCGACATCGCTTTTGTAAATCTCTAAAATTTTGGCATTAAATGCGAGTTTTTTTGAACCAGAAGTTTTTAAAAATAGTTCCCTTGGAGTGCAAGTTTTGCAAATTTTGCCATCTTCAAGCACAAAAACTTTCGAGCAAAGTCTGTAAATTTCACTCACGTCGTGGCTTATTAAAATAATAGTAATACCAAAAATTTTGTGTATGGTTTGCAAATACTCTTGCAATTTTTCACGCATAACACTATCAAGTGCGGACAAAGGCTCATCAAGCAGTAAAATTTCGGGCGAACGCATAAGTGCACGAGCTAGTGTAAGGCGTTGCTTTTGTCCGCCTGAAAGTGTGGCGATGTTGGCATTTTTTAATGAGACTAAATCCATAAGCTCTAAAAGCTCATCAGCCTTTAGTTTATCGCGTTTGGCAAACATCAAATTTTGCATTACACTCATATTTTCAAAGAGTGCATAATCTTGAAACAAAAAGCCTATATTTCGCTTTTGTGGGGCTAAATTTGTATCGTTGTCAAAAAACGTTTTGCCAAAAACGCTTATGCTTCCACTTTGTGGTTGCTCAAAACCAGCAAGTAGTCTTAAAAGCGTAGTTTTGCCACTCCCGCTACTGCCATAAATGCAAACAAACTCGCCCCTTTGTATCTGCATATTAGCTTCAAGTAAAAACTCGCCATTACCGCCATTTAAGGGCTTTTTTACATCAATGCTTATCATCAAAACTACTTATGAAAATAGACGTTGATTTGATGTAGGCAAAAATTTCCTCGCCCTCTTTAAGCAAAAGCGTGGCACAAGAATCAGATGATATAATGCTCTCAAACTCATAACCAAACGAGCCAAGATGGATACAAGCGATTATCTCTCCACGCTCTATGCGTTTTATGGTGCATAAAATTTCATTTTTTACCGAGCATTCCTTAAGCCTAGAGCGTGATAAAAACACATCAGAGCTTTTAAACCCAAGTTTTACACTACTTAAAGGTTTAAGCTCTAAATTTTCAAGACTTAGCATACTAAATTTGCCAATATCTGAGCTAAAAATGACATAGCTCATCTCATCTTTGCTAACGATACGCTCGACTTTTGCTTCTATCATTATTTAACGTTGTAGCCGTATTTTTTAAAGATCGTTTTTGCGTCATTAGATAGGATAAACTTATAAAATTCCACCGCTTCTTTGTTATCTCTTGAGCGAGCTAAAAGCACTATGCCTTGATCTATTGGCGAGTAGAGTTTTGTGTCGACAAATGCGTAATTCACACCCTCTTTATACTTTGACATCTTCTCATCATAAAGCGAACTAGCCGCGATAAATCCGACATCTGAAGCGCTTAAAGCCTGTGAGAGAGTTTCTGAAATTTTTTGAGCATAAACGATATTTTTTTCAACTTTATCAAAAATTTTAGCATTTTTTAGCGCCTGGATACTAGCTTTGCCGTATGGGGCGGTATTTGGATTTGCAATGCTTATGGCCTTTAAGCCCTCTACCACGTTTATGCCTTTGCTAAAATCGACATTGCGTATGCTAAACATCGCAAGCATACCCTGAGCATAAACTATCGGTTTATCTACGGCTAAATTTGCGTCATAAAGTTTTTGTGCAAAATCCATATCAGCAGACATAAAAATATCAGCAGGTGCCCCATTTTGTATCTGTGTGACAAGTCCGCCACTAGCACCAAGCGATAGCGAAACCTTGGTGTCAGGATTTTTTGCATTAAATGCTTTTATAAGTTCAGGAAAAGCGTAGGTTGTATTTGCAGCCGCAAAAACCTTTATCTCTCCGCCAAAAACACCAATCACACTCACACAAAGTGCTAATAAAATTTTTTTCATCTCATACTCCTATTATGATATTATTTGGTTCTACAATCGCTTTTAATCTATCGCCCACGCCAATTTTCAGGCTCATAACACTCTCTTTGCTTATAACAGAACTTATAGTCTGTCCAGCACCAAGCGACAGCACTACTTCAGCACTAACGGCTCCGATTTTTACAGATATCGCTTCGCCTATGAGTTGATTTTGTGTGCTAAGAGTAAATTTGTCATCATTAGACGCTAACATAACAGCAGGTGCTTTAAATATAAATACAGCCCTCATTCCCTCTTTTAAATCAAGCTCTTTTTGGCTATGTAGTGTAATGGTGGCGTTTAGTAGCTCTCCACTTTGCAGTTTGCCAGTAATTTGGGAATTTACAGCACCCTCTTTTATCTTTACTATCTCGCAATTTAGCTGATTTCTAGCGCTAAGGCTTGGTTTTAGGCGACTTAAATTTATGACGTCCGCTTCAACCAAATCAACTTCTTTGCAAATTTTTGCCAAGAAATCCCTTTGTGCACCAAGCAAAGTGTCATAAATTTGCACCATTTTTTTGCCATATTCGCTTAGCCCAGATCCGCTATTTTTCTTATTTCCGTCCGTTCTTATGATGAGCGGTTTATCGCTTTTGTTGTTTATAATATCTAGGCTATCCCAAGCGTTTTTATAAGATATGCCAAGCATTTGAGCTGCTTTTGTTATCGACTTTGTTTCATCTACTGCCTTTAGTAAGCTTATGTGTTTGCTAAGTATCTCAAGCCCACTTGGAAAAAGTAGCTCCAAATTTACATCTGCTTTCAACAATGCCCCTTTTTATTGATATTATATAAATAAATAATTTTGTAAGTATAAATAAAAATATATATAATTTAGCTTAAAATTTTAATCGAATTAAAAGTTTTTTATCTGTAAAATCAACGACTAAATTTATAAATTTAAGGCATTTATGAGATATTTTTTAGCGATTATTTTTAGTCTAACTATCGTATTTGCACAAACAGATGAGTTTGAAGATGAGTTTGATAAGAAGGAAATTTTTGACCCACTAAGTGGTTACAACCGCGTAATGACAAGTATAAATGACACGATCTACACATACATTTTTGACCCTGTTTTAGATGGATATAGGTGGCTTGTGCCACAAGAGGGCAGGGAGGCGATAGCAAATATATTTGATAATGCCCTTTATCCATTAAGGCTTATAAATAATCTTTTGCAGTTTAAATTTCAAAACGCGGGTGAAGAGACGCTAAGGTTTGTGGCAAATACTATAGTTGGGTTTGCTGGTGTTAGTGATGTTGCTACAAAATACTATAAAATTCCACGCCACGATGAGGATTTTGGTCAAACGCTTGGATATTGGGGCGTGGGCAGCGGATTTCACATAGTTTGGCCTATATTTGGCCCGTCAAATTTAAGGGATACTTTTGGT comes from the Campylobacter mucosalis genome and includes:
- a CDS encoding ABC transporter ATP-binding protein, producing the protein MISIDVKKPLNGGNGEFLLEANMQIQRGEFVCIYGSSGSGKTTLLRLLAGFEQPQSGSISVFGKTFFDNDTNLAPQKRNIGFLFQDYALFENMSVMQNLMFAKRDKLKADELLELMDLVSLKNANIATLSGGQKQRLTLARALMRSPEILLLDEPLSALDSVMREKLQEYLQTIHKIFGITIILISHDVSEIYRLCSKVFVLEDGKICKTCTPRELFLKTSGSKKLAFNAKILEIYKSDVAFVALVLVQNQLCKVVLSNAEAGALKNGDEVVLSVKAFGVSLAKIGQEI
- a CDS encoding TOBE domain-containing protein, with the translated sequence MIEAKVERIVSKDEMSYVIFSSDIGKFSMLSLENLELKPLSSVKLGFKSSDVFLSRSRLKECSVKNEILCTIKRIERGEIIACIHLGSFGYEFESIISSDSCATLLLKEGEEIFAYIKSTSIFISSFDDKH
- the modA gene encoding molybdate ABC transporter substrate-binding protein, encoding MKKILLALCVSVIGVFGGEIKVFAAANTTYAFPELIKAFNAKNPDTKVSLSLGASGGLVTQIQNGAPADIFMSADMDFAQKLYDANLAVDKPIVYAQGMLAMFSIRNVDFSKGINVVEGLKAISIANPNTAPYGKASIQALKNAKIFDKVEKNIVYAQKISETLSQALSASDVGFIAASSLYDEKMSKYKEGVNYAFVDTKLYSPIDQGIVLLARSRDNKEAVEFYKFILSNDAKTIFKKYGYNVK
- a CDS encoding TOBE domain-containing protein, with the translated sequence MKADVNLELLFPSGLEILSKHISLLKAVDETKSITKAAQMLGISYKNAWDSLDIINNKSDKPLIIRTDGNKKNSGSGLSEYGKKMVQIYDTLLGAQRDFLAKICKEVDLVEADVINLSRLKPSLSARNQLNCEIVKIKEGAVNSQITGKLQSGELLNATITLHSQKELDLKEGMRAVFIFKAPAVMLASNDDKFTLSTQNQLIGEAISVKIGAVSAEVVLSLGAGQTISSVISKESVMSLKIGVGDRLKAIVEPNNIIIGV
- a CDS encoding MlaA family lipoprotein: MRYFLAIIFSLTIVFAQTDEFEDEFDKKEIFDPLSGYNRVMTSINDTIYTYIFDPVLDGYRWLVPQEGREAIANIFDNALYPLRLINNLLQFKFQNAGEETLRFVANTIVGFAGVSDVATKYYKIPRHDEDFGQTLGYWGVGSGFHIVWPIFGPSNLRDTFGMVGDYFSKPTSYIEPETLELAVKTFDETNSKSLSSMSYKQLKKDAIDLYPFLRDTYEQRRNHLIKE